One genomic segment of Salminus brasiliensis chromosome 6, fSalBra1.hap2, whole genome shotgun sequence includes these proteins:
- the LOC140557451 gene encoding dmX-like protein 1 isoform X3, protein MNLHQVLTGAVNPGDNCFSVGSINNVPFTAYASGCDIVILGSDFERLQIIPGAKHGNIQVGCVDCSQQGGQIAASYGNIICIFEPVQISPKEKRQKLNYHWQKTGQFILQSIAHNLAWSPTGATLLTGSNCLQLWSNVNFYCGAEGQTSSDPPCSWRCIWQCKTASPIHLMKFSPGGEFFATAGQDDCLVKVWYNTSKWQTDVMKLFTPPELGSQGEIDFSFIYLAHPRAVTGFSWRKTSKYMPRGAVCNVLLTCCKDSVCRLWAETLLPSDCLLSGLRHNHSGGSSSNNSDALKSNNTKQAYCHNKGQSGTPQELNLTESWRGSVRCTAQPAHTGLLPHQQNKHYTHRASIPHANALCHFHIAASINPATDIPLLPSISSLSGSDEEEPGSLFTVHWLNNKELHLTLTMEVFLQQLRSSLEQQNHSQARQADDEFDEEDSAVSPEGRKGEMSMDAASIPLPTATVEHKVDVLLGDWNKGADMLFSIHPMDGSLLVWHVDWLDEYQPGMFRQAQVSFVSRIPVAFPTGDANSLSRSVVMYACNKNVDLAIQHGRQRPPGLPRSSSILIGLGQSKPCSNSLRLSIFTPNVLMISKHADGSLNQWAVSFAEGSAFSTVLSVSHKSRYCGHRFHLNDLACHSLLPLLLTTSHHNALRTPEAENILSQSLSCPPSSGRKSRSSLSAVSQDPNAIYSELILWRVDPVGPLSFSGGVSELARINSLHASAFSNVAWLPTLIPSNCLGVYGNSPSACFVASDGQSLRLYQAVIEAKKLLSELSNPEISKCVGEVFNIISQQSTARPGCIIELDAITDFQGKEIQLLHVFEEDLILGNEKKEDCSQESPPAETASSPALFTARFFLVVIEFTQSRRSLLHMWHLQLAAVPVAIEETSTPADKDTVAPPLNNFNFETFSPPSSQRSKLSRSNLQSACRLTLTNERVFSQELSLPEGVEVIHVTPAAGHLSSSSLQPAGRAPYLLATSCSDGTVRFLSCSTASASDTADDTAPTYFWEEWPLLVEEGLANSSAVSIPGWPVDVSCCHTSRIAVAYRDLKPQGLSKEPLIRVSVFQCESTGGSQWMLEQTLKLDGLGSLPSNGSDKHLTVPVLQEDLLLAGDCLGTDGKTLVHLDWVSREDGSHILTVGLGSKLYMYGPLLGKPPEVGLSDNSRERCSSRLVLLRAVDLVSSVEGSLPIPVSLSWVRDGILVVGMDCEMHVYSQWQPPAPPKSALPMCDTNVGSVSSLIAAVKQEGLYLQPPKKTLTRSMTSLAQKLSGKRTMYDLPAEMEDYGLFEAAHHLFPTLPQYHPVQLLELMDLGKVRRAKAILSHLVKCIAGEIVALKDTAINQERRLRSLTISASGSTARDPRMFNKAENPDYTEIDSIPPLPLYALLAADEDAAPKAKDKPSSVSGDSGHGSSRTDAYDELFQATTVSMDDVDPLDGDEEDSSTKVIDLSQYSPTFFGLEHAQVLSSHLLHSSLPGLTRMEQMSLMALADTIASTSTDIGESQGKTQAGETLDECGLKFLLAVRLHTFLLTSLPPAHRGQLFCQGLSTCHYAWAFHSEAEEELLNMLPAMQKGEPTWPELRAMGVGWWLRSTNKLRRCIEKVAKASFQRNNDPLDAALFYLAMKKKAVVWGLYRSHKNVKMTAFFSNNFNEDRWRKAALKNAFSLLGKQRFQHSAAFFLLAGSLKDAVEVCLERMQDLQLALVISRLYESEFETSSTYKKIFQRYVLGQDHQIPMHQDPFLRSMAYWVLDDYSRALDTLLEQPNPNANASYQGTTAMSPCNPEVFNFYTYLRTHPLLLRRHFGSSEKAKVALTAEGRMADSISLIERRLFFTAANAHLQAGCPMLALEVLSKMPQVVKQSKLLLNQEKPSLSLSGSGNSAGEKSKDQASALDWSQPTINGFESISDTLSSPREDHSQSDSVLSFDWSQPSVTLQDEPFELKWDSDKEDSEDEGAGLSMKNIKPEDPTVVHDSADSTSVSTDVADSSLLLSEDILVARLKFSSCLKILTAELRTLSTGYELDGGKLRHQLCHWLEREVVALQRCCGYNPYLQQLAGGISADLSQVRVGDEQEAQGAAEEARAVQRRRRLWLQRNQPLLRIFLSYCSLHGSHGGGLASVRMELILLLQESQQDESSQIPVQQQASVPLLLACTASSKTVVANPIVHLTNLTHDILHIINALDSPPHPDVINNEIYVMHTLAASLSACIYQCLCDGHNYSHINQFTGTVYQSILLSHQHPVRTISMDEAVLPNTSPSQWPGISALVRLLSAAGEENQPSLGVLLCEILSAVYLSLFVHGLATHSSNELFRIVAHPLNSKLWVAVFGGGARIPVVEKTSPPPVPAVAEDQERTQRRFRLRSSRSSSREVPDSPASPSPIVEQEVSVFKERFVPPELSIWDYFIAKLCSLLVISQSPSCSRPQVTLSMIQRKARRVRMRKRMMKTSLQMPLTPVLPCKNIPTTIRTAGV, encoded by the exons ATGAATCTACACCAAGTTCTCACTGGGGCAGTCAACCCCGGGGACAACTGTTTCTCTGTGGGGAGCATAAACAACGTACCGTTCACG GCCTATGCCTCTGGCTGTGACATTGTGATCTTGGGGAGTGACTTTGAGAGGCTTCAGATCATCCCAGGTGCCAAACATGGGAACATCCAAGTCGGGTGTGTGGACTGCTCTCAGCAGGGGGGGCAG ATAGCTGCATCCTACGGAAACATAATTTGCATATTTGAGCCTGTGCAGATCAGCCCAAAGGAAAAGAGACAG AAACTGAACTACCACTGGCAAAAAACTGGCCAGTTCATTTTGCAGTCTATAGCACACAACCTTGCCTGGAGCCCCACAG GCGCTACTCTCCTGACTGGGTCAAATTGCCTACAGTTATGGTCCAATGTGAATTTCTATTGTGGTGCTGAGGGGCAGACCAGTAGTGATCCTCCATGTTCTTGGAGGTGTATATGGCAGTGCAA GACTGCTTCACCTATTCACTTAATGAAGTTTTCTCCAGGTGGAGAATTTTTTGCCACTGCCGGGCAG GACGACTGTTTGGTCAAAGTGTGGtacaacacaagcaagtggcagaCGGATGTTATGAAGCTTTTCACGCCCCCTGAGCTTGGCTCTCAAGGGGAGATCGACTTCTCCTTCATCTACTTGGCCCATCCTCGTGCCGTCACTGGCTTCTCATGGAGGAAGACCAGCAAGTACATGCCCAG GGGTGCCGTGTGTAACGTGTTACTGACGTGCTGCAAGGACAGTGTGTGTCGACTATGGGCAGAGACGCTGCTGCCTAGCGACTGCCTGCTGTCTGGACTAAGACACAATCACAGCGGCGGTAGCAGCAGTAACAACAGTGATGCACTGAAGTCAAATAACACAAAGCAGGCCTATTGTCATAACAAAGGTCAAAGTGGGACACCGCAGGAG CTGAACCTGACAGAATCGTGGCGAGGATCGGTCAGGTGCACAGCCCAGCCAGCACACACAGGGCTGCTACCTCATCAGCAGAACAAACATTACACCCACAGGGCCAGCATTCCTCATGCCAATGCTCTGTGTCACTTCCACATCGCTGCTAGCATCAACCCAGCCACAG ATATCCCGCTACTGCCCTCCATCTCGTCACTGAGTGGTTCAGATGAGGAGGAGCCTGGTAGCCTCTTTACAGTCCATTGGCTCAACAACAAAGAGCTGCACCTCACTCTCACCATGGAGGTGTTCCTTCAGCAGCTCAGAAGCAGCTTGGAACAGCAGAATCATTCCCAGGCCAGGCAGGCTGACGATG AGTTTGATGAAGAGGACAGTGCTGTGAGCCCTGAAGGCAGAAAAGGCGAGATGAGCATGGATGCAGCCTCCATCCCTCTCCCAACAGCCACAGTGGAGCACAAGGTGGATGTGTTACTGGGTGACTGGAACAAGGGTGCAGACATGCTCTTCAGCATTCACCCTATGGACGGCTCTTTGCTGGTGTGGCACGTAGACTGGCTGGATGAATACCAGCCTGGAATGTTTCGTCAGGCACAG GTGTCTTTTGTGTCCCGAATACCTGTTGCCTTTCCCACTGGTGATGCCAACTCCCTCAGCCGCAGCGTGGTGATGTACGCCTGCAATAAAAACGTGGACCTGGCCATCCAGCACGGACGACAACGGCCTCCAGGCCTGCCCCGCTCATCTTCCATTTTAATTGGTTTGGGGCAAAGCAAGCCGTGCTCCAACAGCCTGCGCCTGAGCATCTTCACCCCTAATGTGCTGATGATATCCAAGCATGCTGACGGATCTCTTAACCAGTGGGCGGTCAGCTTCGCTGAGGGCTCAGCCTTCTCCACCGTGCTTAGCGTCTCGCACAAGTCCCGCTACTGCGGCCACCGCTTTCATCTCAATGACCTGGCATGCCACTCTCTGTTGCCCCTGCTTCTCACCACCTCGCACCACAATGCCCTGCGCACGCCTGAGGCGGAAAACATACTGTCCCAATCGCTGTCTTGCCCCCCCTCCTCAGGCCGGAAGAGCCGGTCGTCCCTGAGCGCTGTGTCCCAGGATCCAAATGCCATTTACAGTGAGCTGATTCTGTGGCGGGTGGACCCAGTCGGTCCACTCTCATTTTCAGGAGGCGTCTCCGAGCTGGCCAGGATCAACTCACTCCATGCCTCAGCCTTCTCCAATGTGGCCTGGCTGCCGACTCTCATCCCTAGCAACTGCCTTG GAGTCTATGGCAACTCTCCAAGTGCCTGCTTTGTAGCAAGCGATGGCCAGTCCCTGCGATTGTATCAGGCAGTCATTGAGGCCAAGAAACTGCTGAGCGAACTTTCTAATCCAGAAATATCG AAGTGTGTTGGAGAAGTGTTCAACATAATAAGCCAGCAATCTACTGCAAGACCAGGTTGCATCATCGAGCTTGATGCCATTACAGACTTT CAGGGAAAGGAGATCCAGCTGCTACATGTGTTTGAGGAGGACCTGATCCTGGGAAACGAGAAAAAAGAGGATTGCTCACAAGAGTCCCCGCCTGCCGAGACTG CCTCCAGCCCGGCACTCTTCACGGCACGCTTCTTTCTGGTGGTGATAGAGTTTACCCAGAGCAGGCGATCACTATTGCATATGTGGCATCTGCAACTGGCAGCAGTTCCTGTTGCTATTG AGGAGACTTCAACCCCTGCAGATAAGGACACTGTTGCTCCACCACTGAACAACTTTAACTTTGAGACTTTCAGCCCTCCTTCATCTCAGAGATCTAAGCTGAGCAGGTCCAATCTGCAAAGTGCATGTCGGCTCACTCTGACAAATGAAAGAGTTTTCAGTCAGGAGCTGAGCCTTCCAGAAGGAGTTGAAGTCATACATGTAACTCCTGCCGCAG GCCACTTGAGCTCGTCATCTTTGCAGCCAGCTGGACGAGCGCCGTATCTTCTTGCCACATCCTGTTCAGATGGAACTGTGAGGTTCTTGAGTTGTAGCACAGCCTCTGCCAGTGATACTGCTGATGATACTGCACCTACCTACTTCTGGGAAGAATGGCCTTTGCTCGTGGAAGAAGGTCTGGCCAATAGCAGTGCAGTGAGCATTCCTGGCTGGCCAGTGGACGTCAGCTGCTGCCACACTAGCCGAATAGCTGTAGCCTACAGGGACTTGAAACCTCAGGGACTTAGTAAGGAGCCTCTTATTCGTGTGAGTGTATTTCAGTGCGAGTCCACAGGAGGGTCCCAGTGGATGTTGGAGCAGACTCTTAAATTGGATGGTTTGGGTAGTCTACCAAGCAATGGCTCTGATAAACACTTGACCGTGCCAGTCCTCCAAGAAGATTTGCTGCTTGCTGGGGACTGTTTAGGCACAGATGGTAAAACTCTTGTTCACCTGGACTGGGTTTCTAGAGAGGATGGTTCTCACATATTGACGGTAGGCCTTGGATCAAAACTGTACATGTATGGCCCACTCTTGGGAAAACCTCCAGAAGTGGGCCTGTCAGACAACAGCAGGGAGCGCTGCTCTTCTCGGCTCGTGCTCTTGCGGGCCGTGGACCTTGTCTCCTCGGTAGAGGGCTCATTACCCATCCCAGTCTCTTTGTCCTGGGTTAGAGACGGAATCTTGGTCGTGGGCATGGACTGCGAGATGCACGTTTATTCCCAGTGGCAACCACCAGCCCCACCCAAATCTGCACTGCCCATGTGTGATACGAATGTTGGCAGTGTGAGCTCGCTTATTGCAGCAGTGAAGCAAGAGGGCTTATATCTTCAGCCTCCTAAGAAGACTCTTACCAGGTCTATGACCAGTCTGGCACAGAAGCTAAGCGGTAAGAGGACAATGTATGACCTTCCAGCTGAGATGGAGGACTATGGCTTATTCGAGGCAGCCCACCACCTGTTCCCTACCCTCCCTCAATATCACCCAGTGCAGCTTTTAGAGCTGATGGACCTGGGAAAGGTGCGACGGGCCAAAGCCATCCTGTCCCATCTGGTCAAGTGCATAGCTGGAGAGATAGTGGCTCTGAAAGACACTGCCATCAACCAGGAGCGGCGTTTACGATCTCTCACAATCAGCGCGAGTGGCAGCACTGCCAGGGATCCTAGAATGTTTAACAAGGCCGAAAACCCAGACTACACAGAGATCGACTCCATCCCACCACTGCCTCTGTATGCTCTGCTTGCTGCGGATGAAGACGCAGCCCCCAAAGCCAAAGACAAACCAAGTAGCGTGAGTGGGGATAGTGGCCACGGCTCTAGTCGGACAGACGCCTATGATGAACTTTTCCAGGCCACCACTGTAAGCATGGATGATGTAGATCCTTTAGATGGTGACGAGGAGGATTCTAGCACCAAAGTCATTGATCTTTCCCAGTATAGTCCAACTTTCTTTGGCCTAGAGCATGCACAAGTTCTGTCCAGCCACCTGCTTCACTCCAGCCTGCCAGGCCTGACACGAATGGAGCAGATGTCTCTCATGGCCTTGGCCGACACCATCGCGTCCACCAGCACAGATATCGGCGAAAGTCAAGGAAAAACTCAAG CTGGAGAGACGCTGGATGAATGCGGTTTGAAGTTCTTGCTGGCTGTTCGTTTGCATACCTTCCTGCTGACCTCATTGCCCCCAGCACATCGTGGACAGCTTTTCTGTCAAG GTCTGTCTACTTGTCACTATGCCTGGGCGTTTCACTCTGAGGCTGAGGAGGAGCTGCTCAACATGCTTCCTGCCATGCAGAAAGGAGAGCCCACCTGGCCTGAGCTTAGAGCTATGGGTGTGGGCTGGTGGCTAAGGAGCACCAATAAGCTTCGCAGATGCATTGAAAAG GTTGCAAAAGCGTCTTTTCAAAGGAACAATGATCCCTTGGATGCAGCCCTGTTCTATTTAGCTATGAAGAAAAAAGCTGTGGTTTGGGGACTATACAG GTCCCATAAGAATGTGAAGATGACAGCCTTCTTCAGTAACAACTTTAATGAGGACCGATGGAGGAAGGCTGCCTTGAAGAATGCGTTCTCTCTGCTTGGAAAGCAGCGGTTTCAGCACTCAGCAGCCTTCTTTCTGCTGGCAGGCTCCCTCAAGGATGCTGTAGAG gTTTGTCTGGAGAGGATGCAGGACCTGCAGTTGGCCTTGGTTATTAGCAGATTATATGAGTCAGAATTTGAGACATCCTCTACGTATAAGAAGATATTCCAAAGGTATGTGCTGGGTCAAGACCACCAGATCCCAATGCACCAGGATCCATTTCTACGCAGTATGGCATACTGGGTTCTAGATGATTACAGTAGAGCCTTGGATACTTTGCTTGAGCAGCCCAACCCAAATGCCAATGCTTCATACCAAG GAACCACGGCCATGTCCCCTTGCAATCCAGAGGTTTTCAATTTCTACACCTACCTCAGAACTCACCCACTGCTGCTTCGTCGCCATTTTGGCTCCTCAGAGAAAGCTAAGGTAGCTCTGACAGCAGAAGGCCGTATGGCTGACTCCATTAGCCTCATAGAGAGAAgactgttctttactgctgctAATGCTCACTTACAAGCCGGCTGCCCCATGCTAGCTTTAGAAGTTCTCTCCAAAATGCCCCAAGTTGTCAAGCAATCTAAGCTGCTGCTCAACCAAGAGAAGCCCTCACTTTCTTTGAGTGGCTCTGGCAACTCAGCTGGTGAGAAAAGTAAGGACCAGGCTTCTGCACTAGACTGGTCCCAACCTACGATTAATGGCTTTGAGTCGATTTCAGACACACTGTCCTCTCCCAGAGAGGACCACAGCCAATCAGACTCTGTGCTGAGCTTTGACTGGAGCCAGCCATCAGTAACCCTCCAGGACGAACCATTCGAGCTGAAGTGGGACAGTGACAAAGAGGACTCAGAAGATGAAGGTGCTGGGCTAtcaatgaaaaacatcaaaCCAGAAGACCCCACTGTCGTTCATGACAGTGCTGACTCTACCTCCGTTTCCACGGATGTGGCAGACagctccctcctcctctctgaAGACATCCTGGTAGCCCGGCTAAAGTTCAGCTCCTGCCTGAAGATCCTCACAGCCGAGCTGCGAACTCTCTCCACAGGTTACGAGCTGGACGGGGGCAAGCTGCGCCATCAGCTGTGCCACTGGCTGGAGCGGGAGGTGGTGGCCCTGCAGAGGTGTTGCGGCTACAACCCCTACCTCCAGCAGTTGGCTGGGGGCATCTCGGCTGACCTTAGCCAGGTCAGAGTTGGAGATGAGCAGGAGGCCCAAGGGGCAGCCGAGGAAGCAAGAGCAGTGCAGCGCAGACGCAGGCTCTGGTTGCAGAGGAACCAGCCTCTACTGCGCATCTTTCTCAGCTACTGCAGCCTGCACGGTTCCCATGGGGGAGGGCTGGCCTCTGTCAGGATGGAGCTCATTCTGCTGCTGCAGGAATCCCAGCAG gATGAGAGTTCCCAGATTCCTGTTCAGCAGCAAGCCTCAGTTCCTCTACTGCTGGCATGCACAGCCAGTTCCAAAACAGTGGTGGCCAATCCTATTGTTCACCTGACCAACCTAACTCATGACATACTTCACATCATCAATGCCCTGGACTCTCCTCCCCACCCAGACGTCATTAACAACGAG ATCTACGTGATGCACACGCTGGCAGCCTCCCTGTCCGCCTGCATCTATCAGTGCCTCTGCGACGGCCACAATTACAG TCATATCAACCAGTTCACTGGAACAGTGTACCAGAGCATCCTGCTTTCCCATCAGCACCCAGTACGGACCATCAGCATGGACGAGGCTGTCCTTCCCAACACTTCTCCATCACAGTGGCCGG GTATCAGTGCTTTAGTCCGCCTCCTGAGCGCAGCAGGAGAGGAGAACCAACCTAGTCTGGGGGTGCTGCTTTGCGAGATCCTCTCTGCCGTCTACCTCAGCCTGTTTGTGCACGGCCTGGCCACCCACTCCAGCAACGAGCTCTTCCGCATCGTGGCCCACCCCCTCAACAGCAAGTTGTGGGTGGCTGTGTTCGGTGGGGGAGCTCGCATTCCTGTGGTGGAGAAGACCAGTCCGCCTCCAG tgCCAGCCGTGGCAGAGGACCAAGAGCGGACGCAGAGGCGCTTCAGGCTTCGTTCTTCCAGAAGCAGCTCCAGGGAGGTGCCAGACAGCCCTGCCAGCCCAAGCCCCATAGTAGAGCAGGAAGTGTCAGTCTTTAAAGAACGCTTTGTGCCCCCAGAGCTCAGCATCTGGGACTACTTCATTGCAAAG CTCTGCTCTTTACTCGTCATCTCTCAAAGCCCTTCCTGCAGCCGTCCACAAGTCACGTTGAGTATGATTCAGAGGAAAGCCAGGAGAGtgaggatgaggaagaggatgatgaagacAAGTTTGCAGATGCCTTTGACACCAGTTCTCCCCTGCAAGAACATTCCAACAACAATTCGTACAG CTGGTGTTTGA